The region AAATTCAGTTCGCAGATGTCGTGCTTTCTCATCGAGACGAGTCTGTTCCTGAGTAACACTGTATATTGCATACAAATAGCGAACATTATCTAACATGGGCTGCTCCAGGGGGGAATCATAGACGTAGGGGCTTAGGGTTTGCTCCAGACGTTTGCTAGAAATGAATAGTACATGACTACCATCCACgagaatttttcatttactcaCAGTTCCGACAGCTGATCATGGGCGGTGACAGAGGACTTTCTGTTAAGCATGCTCTGAAAAGCGTACGAAAGTAGACGGCCAAACTTTTCATACTCATAGAGACAACTCTTGGCCTCGCTAGCCTGAATATTGTGGCCAAGATGTGCCGCAAGCTGTCTGGCAATCTCCTGCAAGAATTGGGAACAGATGCCTTGGTGACTGCTGTTGATGGAGCACATAGTCTGCACTCGTTGCCAGGTAGCCTGGGCCTGACTACACAGTGCCTCGGAGAAATTATCCAGAGAATTGCGCTTCTTCTCCAAGTCCAACTGGATGATGATCCAAACCAGCTCCGCATTGGACAAGGCATCTGATATGATTTTGGTCAGTTGCTGGTCGCTTTCACGCCGTCGCAGGGCCCGCTGCAACTTTTCTTTGGTGTTTTCATACAGGACCAGCTCGATGCGCTGTTCGGTGTGTTGCTGGACGAGGCTGGTCACATCGTTCATGAGTGTGTCGTggatatttttcaaatgatgTTCGTTGAGTAACTGCAACTCATGCGTTTCCCGTATCATATCTGCTACGCTCAGGCAATGGATCTGGCCAAGATCCAGGTGGTCTATAATGGCCTGAGTTGCCTTGGCCTTAGCCTTCTTCTTGATGAAGGCGAGGGCATAATACTGGATGCTGCAAGGAAGGAAATCGTTAATTTATGACATCTATCATTACAGTCCTTACTGACCCCCTCTCGAGGCTCTCTAACTTTTCCTTCTCATGCAGGATATTCACTTCAGCAGTGCTGAACTCGTTATTCTTCTGGATTTTGAAGTTCTCCTTAATATAGAGCGTAAAATACTGCATGAAGGAGTCGCATTTGAGGAAGTAATGCTCCAGCGGCAGCTGGTGCATAAAGAGCTGTGGCATCGGCTCTGATATGAACGCCTTCTTGGCCTCGCTGCTCAGCTTGCAGTTTTCACTCAGCAGCTCTTCCAGCTGCTTGGCCTTTTCTTGGCAGTCGCCTAACAGAATCTTTTCCGTGTTTTGCAGTGCAGAAGCGGCACATTCCAACTCGATAAGGTTATTATTTATAGTTTGTTTGGTGTTGCTGCAAAGATTAACCATGTAGAATTAATAGAATAGCATATCTGCGGCATTGAGTCACTAACGCCATATTCTCAATTAGTGAGGCATAGTCGTCTGATGCCTCTTGAATTGCTGCCCCCACCGCACTCAGAGCATCCACATCCTGCTGCGTATGGGTGAGCAGACCAGGGTTTTCCGCTTCGATCTCCTGCTGCTTAAGTTGGAGCTCCGACCCTGTTAGCCAGTTCGCGCGATGCTGCATTTCATCGCGCTCCAGAACCTCCTGCTCAGTAAGGATGTTGGAGTCCGTAATACTCACAGACAGGTACTTAAAGAACTTCTCCAGTTTTTCGTCGTAGAGAAGCCATTGATTGGAGCTGTCGATCCCCAGTTTCTTGAAAAGGTCACAGTTCTAAAAAGTATGACTTTAATCGAACTCCATAGTCAACAATAAAAGTCCGATTTTGACTTACGCTAAGAATGTCTCCCATTGTAGCCCCTTCTATGAACGTTCAAACAAATAAGTATTCagacataaacaaaaacaattaaaaaattcgCGCGTATTCGCAAGCAAGTGAAGTCAAACTAGGGATGAGCgataagaaaatatacaacTCTGCCACTATGCTGCAACTACAGATATATGA is a window of Drosophila pseudoobscura strain MV-25-SWS-2005 chromosome 3, UCI_Dpse_MV25, whole genome shotgun sequence DNA encoding:
- the dgt3 gene encoding augmin complex subunit dgt3, whose protein sequence is MGDILSNCDLFKKLGIDSSNQWLLYDEKLEKFFKYLSVSITDSNILTEQEVLERDEMQHRANWLTGSELQLKQQEIEAENPGLLTHTQQDVDALSAVGAAIQEASDDYASLIENMANTKQTINNNLIELECAASALQNTEKILLGDCQEKAKQLEELLSENCKLSSEAKKAFISEPMPQLFMHQLPLEHYFLKCDSFMQYFTLYIKENFKIQKNNEFSTAEVNILHEKEKLESLERGIQYYALAFIKKKAKAKATQAIIDHLDLGQIHCLSVADMIRETHELQLLNEHHLKNIHDTLMNDVTSLVQQHTEQRIELVLYENTKEKLQRALRRRESDQQLTKIISDALSNAELVWIIIQLDLEKKRNSLDNFSEALCSQAQATWQRVQTMCSINSSHQGICSQFLQEIARQLAAHLGHNIQASEAKSCLYEYEKFGRLLSYAFQSMLNRKSSVTAHDQLSELKRLEQTLSPYVYDSPLEQPMLDNVRYLYAIYSVTQEQTRLDEKARHLRTEFQENIVGRMERDKFWRYKMLLWIWFLREPQRMLYAIDEVKKGAAKVAALTSNLRRPGGGLQRK